One Marasmius oreades isolate 03SP1 chromosome 2, whole genome shotgun sequence DNA segment encodes these proteins:
- a CDS encoding uncharacterized protein (BUSCO:EOG09260VYK), with the protein MSTEQSFIGVTPPISVADSTEREKEVTITLMEELRRQGTFESEKEAQTREIVLGRVSALVKDFVKKVGIERGLSEAAASAAGGKIFTFGSYRLGVHGPGSDIDTLCVVPKHVQREDFFEIFEPMLRNFEGATEVAGVPEAYVPIITASISGIPLDFLMARLALTTIPEDLSLQDDNLLRNIDERCVRSLGGSRVANEILRLVPNVEVFRDSLRCIKLWAQRRAIYSNVNGFFGGVAWAMVVARICQLYPNAIAGAIVSRFFIILYQWSWPQPVLLKQIEEGPLQVKVWNPKLYSADRQHRMPIITPTYPAMCATHNVTASTQSITTEEFKRGADIVDRVIVGTANWSELFAKHDFFHKYKYYLQIIASTGNADLQIKWSGTVESRIRLLVKQLEFVDTLTLAHPFVKGFEQVSYCLSDEEVRAVAQGDISDTIMKRKLEDIEGKEGAGPVYTTTFYVGLAIEPRQPGAVGPRKLDISYPTIEFTNGVKMWEKFDERKMGIVVRNIRKCVANSFKLAIPIHSPSGLRYPTMCLIQVKDSLNQRRNDRRARANRITRPQICPAKGSKRLFQMFLHPLTASTIYVFTRSAHPTSDEPPIKSSENGAIPPLPLTPVVDNATPAHLKERTDFKSPQLPFGENVAVATGTAT; encoded by the exons ATGTCAACAGAGCAGAG TTTCATAGGTGTCACTCCGCCCATTTCAGTTGCAGATTCTACcgagagggaaaaggaagTGACTATCACCTTAATGGAAGAACTTAGACGGCAGGGAACGTTTGAATCTGAAAAGGAGGCACAGACTCG TGAAATCGTTCTGGGTCGCGTTTCAGCGCTCGTAAAAGACTTCGTGAAGAAAGTTGGGATAGAAAGGGGCCTTTCCGAGGCTGCAGCGAGCGCGGCGGGTGGCAAAATCTTCACTTTCGGGTCTTATCGACTGGGGGTGCACGGTCCAGGGTCTGATATAGATACCCTTTGTGTCGTTCCGAAACACGTTCAAAGAGAAGACTTTTTTGAAATTTTCGAGCCGATGTTGCGAAATTTTGAGGGTGCTACTGAGGTCGCC GGTGTTCCGGAAGCCTATGTACCTATTATAACTGCAAGTATCTCTGGAATTCCACTTGATTTTTTGATGGCCAGGCTTGCTCTCACAACAATACCGGAAGATTTGTCGCTACAAGATGACAACTTACTTCGGAACATCGACGAGCGATGTGTTCGTAGTCTTGGAG GTTCTCGTGTCGCAAACGAAATTCTGCGACTGGTACCGAATGTTGAAGTGTTTCGAGATTCATTGCGGTGTATAAAGCTTTGGGCACAGC GGAGGGCCATATATTCCAACGTGAACGGGTTCTTTGGTGGCGTTGCTTGGGCTATGGTTGTAGCCCGGATATGTCAGTTATACCCGAATGCGATTGCGGGCGCAATCGTAAGCCGATTTTTTATTATCTTGTACCAATG GTCATGGCCCCAGCCTGTACTCCTGAAACAAATCGAGGAGGGACCGCTACAAGTCAAAGTCTGGAATCCAAAA CTTTATTCCGCAGATCGGCAACACCGAATGCCCATAATAACACCGACTTATCCCGCTATGTGTGCTACTCATAACGTCACAGCTTCCACACAGTCCATCACGACTGAGGAGTTCAAACGAG GTGCTGATATCGTGGACAGAGTTATTGTTGGTACAGCTAACTGGTCTGAGCTCTTCGCCAAGCACGATTTCTTTCACAAATACAAGTATTATCTTCAAATCATAGCTTCAACTGGTAACGCAGACCTGCAAATCAAGTG GTCAGGAACGGTCGAATCGCGAATACGCCTGCTTGTCAAGCAACTAGAATTCGTCGATACATTGACATTAGCGCATCCGTTCGTCAAGGGCTTCGAACAAGTCTCTTATTGTTTATCCGACGAGGAAGTTCGTGCCGTGGCACAGGGCGATATCTCTGATACGATTATGAAACGCAAACTAGAAGATATTGAAGGCAAGGAAGGCGCAGGGCCTGTGTACACCACAACCTTCTATGTGGGATTAGCCATAGAGCCAAGACAAC CTGGTGCGGTTGGCCCACGGAAACTAGATATATCATACCCAACAATCGAGTTTACCAACGGTGTAAAAATGTGGGAGAAGTTTGATGAACGAAAAATGGGAATAGTTGTCCGGAATATCAGAAAGTGCGTGGCCAATTCTTTCAAGTTGGCGATTCCAATTCATTCGCCGTCAGGTCTGCGTTACCCGACAATGTGTTTGATCCAGGTGAAAGACAGCCTAAACCAGCGGCGAAACGACCGAAG GGCCAGGGCAAATCGAATAACACGTCCTCAGATATGCCCAGCAAAAGGATCAAAACGTTTGTTTCAGATGTTCTTACACCCTCTCACAGCCTCTACAATCTACGTTTTTACCAGATCTGCCCATCCAACGTCCGATGAACCTCCAATCAAGTCCAGCGAAAACGGTGCAATTCCTCCGTTACCTCTCACCCCGGTGGTCGATAACGCCACGCCAGCTCACCTGAAAGAAAGGACGGACTTCAAATCCCCTCAATTACCGTTCGGTGAAAATGTTGCTGTTGCCACTGGTACCGCCACATAG
- a CDS encoding uncharacterized protein (BUSCO:EOG09260VYK), protein MSTEQSFIGVTPPISVADSTEREKEVTITLMEELRRQGTFESEKEAQTREIVLGRVSALVKDFVKKVGIERGLSEAAASAAGGKIFTFGSYRLGVHGPGSDIDTLCVVPKHVQREDFFEIFEPMLRNFEGATEVAGVPEAYVPIITASISGIPLDFLMARLALTTIPEDLSLQDDNLLRNIDERCVRSLGGSRVANEILRLVPNVEVFRDSLRCIKLWAQRRAIYSNVNGFFGGVAWAMVVARICQLYPNAIAGAIVSRFFIILYQWSWPQPVLLKQIEEGPLQVKVWNPKLYSADRQHRMPIITPTYPAMCATHNVTASTQSITTEEFKRGADIVDRVIVGTANWSELFAKHDFFHKYKYYLQIIASTGNADLQIKWSGTVESRIRLLVKQLEFVDTLTLAHPFVKGFEQVSYCLSDEEVRAVAQGDISDTIMKRKLEDIEGKEGAGPVYTTTFYVGLAIEPRQPGAVGPRKLDISYPTIEFTNGVKMWEKFDERKMGIVVRNIRKSALPDNVFDPGERQPKPAAKRPKGQGKSNNTSSDMPSKRIKTFVSDVLTPSHSLYNLRFYQICPSNVR, encoded by the exons ATGTCAACAGAGCAGAG TTTCATAGGTGTCACTCCGCCCATTTCAGTTGCAGATTCTACcgagagggaaaaggaagTGACTATCACCTTAATGGAAGAACTTAGACGGCAGGGAACGTTTGAATCTGAAAAGGAGGCACAGACTCG TGAAATCGTTCTGGGTCGCGTTTCAGCGCTCGTAAAAGACTTCGTGAAGAAAGTTGGGATAGAAAGGGGCCTTTCCGAGGCTGCAGCGAGCGCGGCGGGTGGCAAAATCTTCACTTTCGGGTCTTATCGACTGGGGGTGCACGGTCCAGGGTCTGATATAGATACCCTTTGTGTCGTTCCGAAACACGTTCAAAGAGAAGACTTTTTTGAAATTTTCGAGCCGATGTTGCGAAATTTTGAGGGTGCTACTGAGGTCGCC GGTGTTCCGGAAGCCTATGTACCTATTATAACTGCAAGTATCTCTGGAATTCCACTTGATTTTTTGATGGCCAGGCTTGCTCTCACAACAATACCGGAAGATTTGTCGCTACAAGATGACAACTTACTTCGGAACATCGACGAGCGATGTGTTCGTAGTCTTGGAG GTTCTCGTGTCGCAAACGAAATTCTGCGACTGGTACCGAATGTTGAAGTGTTTCGAGATTCATTGCGGTGTATAAAGCTTTGGGCACAGC GGAGGGCCATATATTCCAACGTGAACGGGTTCTTTGGTGGCGTTGCTTGGGCTATGGTTGTAGCCCGGATATGTCAGTTATACCCGAATGCGATTGCGGGCGCAATCGTAAGCCGATTTTTTATTATCTTGTACCAATG GTCATGGCCCCAGCCTGTACTCCTGAAACAAATCGAGGAGGGACCGCTACAAGTCAAAGTCTGGAATCCAAAA CTTTATTCCGCAGATCGGCAACACCGAATGCCCATAATAACACCGACTTATCCCGCTATGTGTGCTACTCATAACGTCACAGCTTCCACACAGTCCATCACGACTGAGGAGTTCAAACGAG GTGCTGATATCGTGGACAGAGTTATTGTTGGTACAGCTAACTGGTCTGAGCTCTTCGCCAAGCACGATTTCTTTCACAAATACAAGTATTATCTTCAAATCATAGCTTCAACTGGTAACGCAGACCTGCAAATCAAGTG GTCAGGAACGGTCGAATCGCGAATACGCCTGCTTGTCAAGCAACTAGAATTCGTCGATACATTGACATTAGCGCATCCGTTCGTCAAGGGCTTCGAACAAGTCTCTTATTGTTTATCCGACGAGGAAGTTCGTGCCGTGGCACAGGGCGATATCTCTGATACGATTATGAAACGCAAACTAGAAGATATTGAAGGCAAGGAAGGCGCAGGGCCTGTGTACACCACAACCTTCTATGTGGGATTAGCCATAGAGCCAAGACAAC CTGGTGCGGTTGGCCCACGGAAACTAGATATATCATACCCAACAATCGAGTTTACCAACGGTGTAAAAATGTGGGAGAAGTTTGATGAACGAAAAATGGGAATAGTTGTCCGGAATATCAGAAA GTCTGCGTTACCCGACAATGTGTTTGATCCAGGTGAAAGACAGCCTAAACCAGCGGCGAAACGACCGAAG GGCCAGGGCAAATCGAATAACACGTCCTCAGATATGCCCAGCAAAAGGATCAAAACGTTTGTTTCAGATGTTCTTACACCCTCTCACAGCCTCTACAATCTACGTTTTTACCAGATCTGCCCATCCAACGTCCGATGA
- a CDS encoding uncharacterized protein (BUSCO:EOG09264W1U) yields MSFENAPFSKGLAIGLALTSIVVGLFDVKYYFHLQLIPHISSHHQYWRLFTRNLAFSSSGDLLLAELIIFNVGILVERHFGTLKFASFVLVSTTLSTFLELVTLFLFRKFGLAQLPAGPSALIYSLLYQYARIIPTVYDFRVFGIPLSNKIFTYILALQMSLSRLPGSVTVALIGILSGQMYRSDIVNLKGYRIPPSVARLSTRFLLPLIGTTRPPRRSNFAFPRPPRSGLSDLLQTDEVVTTARPTAGAATGGNNTTSRLRAAARPSAEAGASVVREWVHELTGRTDGTSAGVRIPTETEISQITSMFPDISREAVVGALQRSPNPESAVETLLSSQR; encoded by the exons ATGTCCTTTGAGAATGCTCCATTTTCAAAAG GTCTCGCGATAGGTTTAGCGTTGACTTCAATCGTTGTAGGCCTTTTTGATGTCAAGTACTACTTTCATCTTCAA CTCATACCTCATATCTCAAGCCATCACCAG TACTGGCGATTGTTCACGCGAAATCTAGCGTTCTCAAGCTCTGGGGACCTTCTGTTGGCAGAATTGATCATATTCAATGTCGGGATTTTGGTTGAGCGACATTTTGGGACTTTGAAGTTCGCT TCGTTTGTTCTGGTATCCACTACGCTATCCACATTTCTGGAACTCGTTACACTCTTCCTGTTTCGCAAATTCGGCCTTGCACAACTGCCAGCCGGTCCTTCCGCCTTGATCTACAGCCTTCTGTATCAATATGCAAGAATCATCCCAACGGTTTATGACTTTCGTGTGTTCGGAATCCCGCTCAGTAACAAGATTTTTACCTATATACTTGCCCTGCAG ATGTCTCTCAGTCGCCTCCCTGGCTCTGTGACAGTTGCTCTGATTGGTATTCTATCAGGCCAGATGTACCGTTCCGACATCGTCAATCTGAAAGGATACCGCATTCCCCCTTCTGTGGCGAGACTGTCAACACGATTCCTTTTACCTCTCATAGGCACAACGCGTCCACCTCGCCGGTCAAACTTTGCGTTTCCACGTCCACCTAGATCAGGACTTTCTGACCTACTCCAAACTGATGAAGTTGTCACCACTGCACGCCCAACGGCGGGTGCTGCCACGGGGGGAAATAACACGACATCACGATTACGAGCAGCTGCTCGTCCCAGTGCGGAAGCCGGAGCTTCAGTCGTTCGGGAATGGGTACATGAATTGACGGGGAGAACTGATGGAACATCTGCTGGAGTCCGAATCCCTACAGAAACAGAGATATCCCAAATTACGAGTATGTTTCCTGATATCTCACGGGAAGCTGTCGTTGGTGCATTACAGAGAAG TCCGAACCCCGAGAGTGCGGTGGAGACGCTCCTCAGTTCCCAAAGATAA